Proteins from a genomic interval of Haemophilus parainfluenzae T3T1:
- a CDS encoding heavy metal-binding domain-containing protein codes for MIVTTTPNVEGKQIVEYKQVVFGEVIAGANFMRDFFAGITDVIGGRSSVYERRISRARQDALKELEDKAHALGANAIVGVEVNYTTVGTKSMFMVIASGTAVVVR; via the coding sequence ATGATTGTGACAACAACCCCTAATGTTGAAGGAAAACAAATCGTAGAATACAAACAAGTCGTCTTTGGCGAAGTGATTGCTGGTGCAAACTTCATGCGTGATTTTTTTGCTGGTATCACAGATGTGATTGGTGGGCGTTCTAGTGTTTATGAGCGTCGTATTAGTCGTGCGCGTCAAGATGCGTTGAAAGAGCTGGAAGATAAAGCACATGCCTTGGGTGCTAATGCTATTGTTGGCGTAGAAGTTAACTACACAACGGTAGGCACGAAAAGCATGTTTATGGTGATAGCAAGTGGCACGGCAGTGGTGGTGCGCTAA